A genomic region of Ignavibacteriota bacterium contains the following coding sequences:
- a CDS encoding Gfo/Idh/MocA family oxidoreductase yields the protein MDQKNSGFSRRDFIKTSAAVGIGLFAAPYLKTSAKSALSGDINVGLIGAGAEGQVLMDACLKIPNIKFKAVCDIWENYHLTRAVRLLKKFGHDANGYIDYKDMLAKEKDLDAVIVATPDFWHARHAIAAMEAGLHVYLEKEMANTLEGARQIVQTQKRTGKIVQVGHQRRSNPYYLHSYNNLIKEANLLGKITTVNGQWNRAVQPDNGWPQKFSIPNNILSKFGYKNMQEHRNWRWYKNLGGGPIVDLGSHQIDIYTWFLGVPPSSVMASGGTDYYDKSTHEWYDTVLTTFKYNTPTGIVRAFYQTITTNSNQGYFETFMGDQGALTISESAGRVGVYKEANAPLWDQWVTKRYLEAPKEEPKKENTSAVLDVRETAAPPKFTLPIKFNDPYHKPHLENFFNTIRGKDTLNCPVEVGYETAVAVLKVNEAIQAKREINFNPSEFKI from the coding sequence ATGGATCAAAAAAATTCTGGATTCTCTCGTAGAGATTTTATTAAAACTTCCGCTGCTGTTGGAATTGGATTGTTTGCCGCACCATATCTGAAAACTTCCGCTAAAAGTGCTTTATCCGGCGATATTAACGTTGGCTTAATTGGCGCGGGTGCGGAAGGACAAGTGTTAATGGACGCGTGTTTAAAAATTCCAAATATAAAATTCAAAGCCGTATGTGATATTTGGGAAAATTATCATTTAACGCGCGCGGTTAGACTCCTAAAAAAATTCGGGCATGACGCTAACGGTTATATTGATTATAAAGATATGCTTGCAAAAGAAAAAGATCTTGACGCTGTAATTGTTGCGACTCCTGATTTCTGGCATGCGCGTCACGCAATTGCCGCAATGGAAGCGGGTTTACATGTTTATCTAGAGAAAGAAATGGCTAACACTTTGGAAGGAGCGCGTCAAATTGTGCAGACTCAAAAACGAACCGGAAAAATTGTTCAGGTTGGTCATCAAAGAAGAAGTAATCCATATTATTTACATTCATACAATAATTTAATTAAAGAAGCAAATTTACTTGGTAAAATTACTACTGTAAACGGACAATGGAACAGAGCGGTTCAGCCTGATAACGGCTGGCCGCAAAAATTTTCTATTCCAAATAATATTTTAAGCAAATTCGGTTACAAAAATATGCAGGAACATAGAAATTGGCGCTGGTATAAAAATCTCGGCGGCGGACCAATTGTTGATTTAGGTTCGCACCAAATAGATATATATACATGGTTCCTCGGTGTTCCTCCAAGTTCTGTAATGGCAAGCGGCGGAACCGATTATTACGATAAATCAACTCATGAATGGTACGATACAGTTTTAACGACTTTCAAATATAACACGCCAACCGGAATAGTGAGAGCATTTTATCAAACAATAACGACAAATAGCAACCAAGGATATTTTGAAACATTTATGGGTGATCAAGGCGCTTTAACAATTTCCGAATCAGCCGGAAGAGTTGGTGTTTATAAAGAAGCTAATGCACCGCTTTGGGACCAATGGGTAACAAAAAGATATTTAGAGGCACCTAAGGAAGAACCGAAAAAAGAAAATACTTCGGCAGTTTTGGATGTAAGAGAAACAGCCGCGCCTCCTAAATTTACATTGCCAATTAAGTTTAACGATCCGTATCATAAGCCTCATTTAGAAAACTTTTTTAACACTATTAGAGGTAAAGATACATTGAACTGCCCGGTTGAAGTAGGTTATGAAACCGCGGTTGCCGTTTTGAAAGTAAATGAAGCAATTCAGGCAAAGAGAGAAATTAATTTTAACCCTTCTGAATTTAAAATATAG